The following coding sequences lie in one Oncorhynchus nerka isolate Pitt River linkage group LG14, Oner_Uvic_2.0, whole genome shotgun sequence genomic window:
- the brd9 gene encoding bromodomain-containing protein 9 isoform X2, with product MGKKHKKHKPEWRTVDDCEDKPFEKQLKLVLKVGGSEITELSGSGHDSSYYDDRSDHERERHKDKKKKKKKKSEKEKDKHVDDEERRRRKEEKRKKREREQNESEAATASASGVGLPTVVPSHTGVAVEPFMLPKIPNIGISFEQEEKKRKRERSEIEPEVMDQFHPNIKVEVEQQGDRPVRACRTAPESECTPRQQLLEHFLRQLQRKDAHGFFTFPVTDAIAPGYSVIIKHPMDFSTMNDKITDNEYKTVTEFKADFKLMCDNAMVYNRPETVYYKAAKKLLHTGFKMMSKQAAILGDEDLASEEPPPEVISMPVESASAKKSKKPKDIKDMKEVISSYLYEPEGNACSLTDSTAEEHVLALVEHAADEAHDRINRYMPNSKMGYLRKEPDGNLLYTVVNQLNPEAKEEETHPVDLSSLSNKLLPGLTTLGFKDDRRHKVTFLSSTYNTQTLQNNSIYPDLLPDEMDLLYSAYGDETGVQCALSIQEFVKGCGNVTKRLVDGLLDKMTAGDHSKAVYQIRQKRNMALPDEPKSNIYDMQMADGTGLGEGSSVLDFMSMKSYSDMSLEMSMLNSLGKSVKKEPGHEDGVSQQHFEEAAKLLQEFQEGQVERGGSRPSSNLSSLSGTSDRDQHHLGSPSHLGVGDQSEMVHDPYEFLQSPEPGSTSNS from the exons ATGGGGAAGAAGCATAAAAAGCACAAGCCGGAGTGGAGAACAGTTGATG ACTGTGAGGACAAGCCTTTTGAGAAGCAGCTGAAGCTGGTGCTCAAAGTGGGAGGAAGTGAGATCACAGAACTCTCAGGCTCCGGCCATGACTCCAGTTACTACGACGACAGGTCAGACCATGAACGAGAGCGCCACAAggacaaaaagaagaagaagaagaaaaagtctGAGAAGGAGAAAGACAAACACGTagatgatgaggagaggagaagacggAAG gaagagaagaggaagaagagagagcggGAGCAGAATGAATCAGAGGCTGCTACTGCCTCTGCCAGTGGTGTGGGCCTGCCCACTGTTGTGCCCAGTCACACTGGTGTGGCAGTCGAGCCTTTCATGCTGCCAAAGATACCAAACATTGGTATTAGTTTTGAG caggaggagaagaagaggaagagggaaaggTCTGAGATTGAGCCGGAGGTGATGGACCAGTTTCACCCCAACATCAAGGTAGAGGTGGAGCAACAAGGAGACCGGCCTGTCAGGGCTTGCAGGACAGCCCCGG AGAGTGAGTGCACCCCTCGACAGCAGCTGCTGGAACACTTCCTGCGCCAGCTTCAGAG GAAGGATGCCCATGGGTTCTTCACTTTCCCAGTGACAGACGCCATCGCTCCAGGTTACTCTGTGATAATCAAACACCCCATGGATTTCAGCACCATGAACGACAAGATCACAGACAACGAGTACAAAACCGTCACGGAGTTCAAG GCGGACTTCAAGCTGATGTGTGATAATGCCATGGTGTATAACCGTCCGGAGACCGTTTACTACAAGGCTGCCAAGAAACTGCTGCACACTGGCTTCAAGATGATGAGCAAA CAGGCGGCCATTTTAGGGGACGAGGACTTGGCGTCTGAGGAGCCCCCTCCGGAGGTCATCTCCATGCCCGTGGAGTCGGCGTCGGCCAAGAAATCTAAGAAACCCAAAGACATCAAAGATATGAAGGAAGTCATCAG CAGTTACCTGTATGAGCCAGAGGGGAACGCCTGCAGCCTGACTGACAGCACAGCAGAGGAACACGTTCTGGCCCTGGTGGAGCACGCTGCAGATGAAGCACACGACCGCATCAACCGATACATGCCCAACTCcaag ATGGGTTACCTGAGGAAAGAGCCTGATGGTAATCTGTTGTACACTGTAGTGAATCAGCTGAATCCAGAAGCAAAAG AGGAGGAGACCCACCCTGTGGACCTGAGCTCTCTGTCCAATAAGCTCCTTCCTGGATTAACAACACTGGGTTTCAAAGATGACAGGAGACACAAGG tgacgtTCCTGAGCAGTACCTACAACACCCAGACCCTGCAGAACAACTCCATCTACCCAGACCTGCTGCCTGATGAGATGGACCTGCTCTACTCAGCCTACGGGGATGAGACTGGGGTGCAGTGTGCTCTCAG TATTCAGGAGTTTGTTAAAGGTTGTGGGAACGTTACTAAGCGTTTAGTTGACGGGCTGCTGGATAAGATGACTGCAGGGGACCACTCTAAGGCTGTCTACCAGATCAGACAG AAAAGAAACATGGCGTTACCGGACGAACCCAAGAGCAACATTTACGATATGCAG ATGGCTGATGGGACAGGTCTGGGAGAGGGCAGCTCAGTGCTGGACTTCATGTCCATGAAGAGCTACTCTGACATGTCTCTGGAGATGTCCATGCTCAACTCTTTAG GGAAGTCAGTGAAGAAGGAGCCGGGGCATGAAGACGGGGTCAGTCAGCAGCACTTTGAGGAGGCAGCCAAGCTGCTGCAGGAGTTCCAGGAGGgccaggtggagaggggaggctCCAGGccctcctctaacctctcctccctgtcaGGGACCTCCGACAGGGACCAGCACCACCTGG GGAGTCCCTCACACCTGGGTGTTGGTGACCAGTCTGAGATGGTTCATGACCCCTATGAGTTCCTCCAGTCTCCAGAGCCAGGCTCCACATCCAACAGCTGA
- the brd9 gene encoding bromodomain-containing protein 9 isoform X3, with amino-acid sequence MGKKHKKHKPEWRTVDDCEDKPFEKQLKLVLKVGGSEITELSGSGHDSSYYDDRSDHERERHKDKKKKKKKKSEKEKDKHVDDEERRRRKEEKRKKREREQNESEAATASASGVGLPTVVPSHTGVAVEPFMLPKIPNIGISFEQQEEKKRKRERSEIEPEVMDQFHPNIKVEVEQQGDRPVRACRTAPESECTPRQQLLEHFLRQLQRKDAHGFFTFPVTDAIAPGYSVIIKHPMDFSTMNDKITDNEYKTVTEFKADFKLMCDNAMVYNRPETVYYKAAKKLLHTGFKMMSKAAILGDEDLASEEPPPEVISMPVESASAKKSKKPKDIKDMKEVISSYLYEPEGNACSLTDSTAEEHVLALVEHAADEAHDRINRYMPNSKMGYLRKEPDGNLLYTVVNQLNPEAKEEETHPVDLSSLSNKLLPGLTTLGFKDDRRHKVTFLSSTYNTQTLQNNSIYPDLLPDEMDLLYSAYGDETGVQCALSIQEFVKGCGNVTKRLVDGLLDKMTAGDHSKAVYQIRQKRNMALPDEPKSNIYDMQMADGTGLGEGSSVLDFMSMKSYSDMSLEMSMLNSLGKSVKKEPGHEDGVSQQHFEEAAKLLQEFQEGQVERGGSRPSSNLSSLSGTSDRDQHHLGSPSHLGVGDQSEMVHDPYEFLQSPEPGSTSNS; translated from the exons ATGGGGAAGAAGCATAAAAAGCACAAGCCGGAGTGGAGAACAGTTGATG ACTGTGAGGACAAGCCTTTTGAGAAGCAGCTGAAGCTGGTGCTCAAAGTGGGAGGAAGTGAGATCACAGAACTCTCAGGCTCCGGCCATGACTCCAGTTACTACGACGACAGGTCAGACCATGAACGAGAGCGCCACAAggacaaaaagaagaagaagaagaaaaagtctGAGAAGGAGAAAGACAAACACGTagatgatgaggagaggagaagacggAAG gaagagaagaggaagaagagagagcggGAGCAGAATGAATCAGAGGCTGCTACTGCCTCTGCCAGTGGTGTGGGCCTGCCCACTGTTGTGCCCAGTCACACTGGTGTGGCAGTCGAGCCTTTCATGCTGCCAAAGATACCAAACATTGGTATTAGTTTTGAG cagcaggaggagaagaagaggaagagggaaaggTCTGAGATTGAGCCGGAGGTGATGGACCAGTTTCACCCCAACATCAAGGTAGAGGTGGAGCAACAAGGAGACCGGCCTGTCAGGGCTTGCAGGACAGCCCCGG AGAGTGAGTGCACCCCTCGACAGCAGCTGCTGGAACACTTCCTGCGCCAGCTTCAGAG GAAGGATGCCCATGGGTTCTTCACTTTCCCAGTGACAGACGCCATCGCTCCAGGTTACTCTGTGATAATCAAACACCCCATGGATTTCAGCACCATGAACGACAAGATCACAGACAACGAGTACAAAACCGTCACGGAGTTCAAG GCGGACTTCAAGCTGATGTGTGATAATGCCATGGTGTATAACCGTCCGGAGACCGTTTACTACAAGGCTGCCAAGAAACTGCTGCACACTGGCTTCAAGATGATGAGCAAA GCGGCCATTTTAGGGGACGAGGACTTGGCGTCTGAGGAGCCCCCTCCGGAGGTCATCTCCATGCCCGTGGAGTCGGCGTCGGCCAAGAAATCTAAGAAACCCAAAGACATCAAAGATATGAAGGAAGTCATCAG CAGTTACCTGTATGAGCCAGAGGGGAACGCCTGCAGCCTGACTGACAGCACAGCAGAGGAACACGTTCTGGCCCTGGTGGAGCACGCTGCAGATGAAGCACACGACCGCATCAACCGATACATGCCCAACTCcaag ATGGGTTACCTGAGGAAAGAGCCTGATGGTAATCTGTTGTACACTGTAGTGAATCAGCTGAATCCAGAAGCAAAAG AGGAGGAGACCCACCCTGTGGACCTGAGCTCTCTGTCCAATAAGCTCCTTCCTGGATTAACAACACTGGGTTTCAAAGATGACAGGAGACACAAGG tgacgtTCCTGAGCAGTACCTACAACACCCAGACCCTGCAGAACAACTCCATCTACCCAGACCTGCTGCCTGATGAGATGGACCTGCTCTACTCAGCCTACGGGGATGAGACTGGGGTGCAGTGTGCTCTCAG TATTCAGGAGTTTGTTAAAGGTTGTGGGAACGTTACTAAGCGTTTAGTTGACGGGCTGCTGGATAAGATGACTGCAGGGGACCACTCTAAGGCTGTCTACCAGATCAGACAG AAAAGAAACATGGCGTTACCGGACGAACCCAAGAGCAACATTTACGATATGCAG ATGGCTGATGGGACAGGTCTGGGAGAGGGCAGCTCAGTGCTGGACTTCATGTCCATGAAGAGCTACTCTGACATGTCTCTGGAGATGTCCATGCTCAACTCTTTAG GGAAGTCAGTGAAGAAGGAGCCGGGGCATGAAGACGGGGTCAGTCAGCAGCACTTTGAGGAGGCAGCCAAGCTGCTGCAGGAGTTCCAGGAGGgccaggtggagaggggaggctCCAGGccctcctctaacctctcctccctgtcaGGGACCTCCGACAGGGACCAGCACCACCTGG GGAGTCCCTCACACCTGGGTGTTGGTGACCAGTCTGAGATGGTTCATGACCCCTATGAGTTCCTCCAGTCTCCAGAGCCAGGCTCCACATCCAACAGCTGA
- the brd9 gene encoding bromodomain-containing protein 9 isoform X1: MGKKHKKHKPEWRTVDDCEDKPFEKQLKLVLKVGGSEITELSGSGHDSSYYDDRSDHERERHKDKKKKKKKKSEKEKDKHVDDEERRRRKEEKRKKREREQNESEAATASASGVGLPTVVPSHTGVAVEPFMLPKIPNIGISFEQQEEKKRKRERSEIEPEVMDQFHPNIKVEVEQQGDRPVRACRTAPESECTPRQQLLEHFLRQLQRKDAHGFFTFPVTDAIAPGYSVIIKHPMDFSTMNDKITDNEYKTVTEFKADFKLMCDNAMVYNRPETVYYKAAKKLLHTGFKMMSKQAAILGDEDLASEEPPPEVISMPVESASAKKSKKPKDIKDMKEVISSYLYEPEGNACSLTDSTAEEHVLALVEHAADEAHDRINRYMPNSKMGYLRKEPDGNLLYTVVNQLNPEAKEEETHPVDLSSLSNKLLPGLTTLGFKDDRRHKVTFLSSTYNTQTLQNNSIYPDLLPDEMDLLYSAYGDETGVQCALSIQEFVKGCGNVTKRLVDGLLDKMTAGDHSKAVYQIRQKRNMALPDEPKSNIYDMQMADGTGLGEGSSVLDFMSMKSYSDMSLEMSMLNSLGKSVKKEPGHEDGVSQQHFEEAAKLLQEFQEGQVERGGSRPSSNLSSLSGTSDRDQHHLGSPSHLGVGDQSEMVHDPYEFLQSPEPGSTSNS; encoded by the exons ATGGGGAAGAAGCATAAAAAGCACAAGCCGGAGTGGAGAACAGTTGATG ACTGTGAGGACAAGCCTTTTGAGAAGCAGCTGAAGCTGGTGCTCAAAGTGGGAGGAAGTGAGATCACAGAACTCTCAGGCTCCGGCCATGACTCCAGTTACTACGACGACAGGTCAGACCATGAACGAGAGCGCCACAAggacaaaaagaagaagaagaagaaaaagtctGAGAAGGAGAAAGACAAACACGTagatgatgaggagaggagaagacggAAG gaagagaagaggaagaagagagagcggGAGCAGAATGAATCAGAGGCTGCTACTGCCTCTGCCAGTGGTGTGGGCCTGCCCACTGTTGTGCCCAGTCACACTGGTGTGGCAGTCGAGCCTTTCATGCTGCCAAAGATACCAAACATTGGTATTAGTTTTGAG cagcaggaggagaagaagaggaagagggaaaggTCTGAGATTGAGCCGGAGGTGATGGACCAGTTTCACCCCAACATCAAGGTAGAGGTGGAGCAACAAGGAGACCGGCCTGTCAGGGCTTGCAGGACAGCCCCGG AGAGTGAGTGCACCCCTCGACAGCAGCTGCTGGAACACTTCCTGCGCCAGCTTCAGAG GAAGGATGCCCATGGGTTCTTCACTTTCCCAGTGACAGACGCCATCGCTCCAGGTTACTCTGTGATAATCAAACACCCCATGGATTTCAGCACCATGAACGACAAGATCACAGACAACGAGTACAAAACCGTCACGGAGTTCAAG GCGGACTTCAAGCTGATGTGTGATAATGCCATGGTGTATAACCGTCCGGAGACCGTTTACTACAAGGCTGCCAAGAAACTGCTGCACACTGGCTTCAAGATGATGAGCAAA CAGGCGGCCATTTTAGGGGACGAGGACTTGGCGTCTGAGGAGCCCCCTCCGGAGGTCATCTCCATGCCCGTGGAGTCGGCGTCGGCCAAGAAATCTAAGAAACCCAAAGACATCAAAGATATGAAGGAAGTCATCAG CAGTTACCTGTATGAGCCAGAGGGGAACGCCTGCAGCCTGACTGACAGCACAGCAGAGGAACACGTTCTGGCCCTGGTGGAGCACGCTGCAGATGAAGCACACGACCGCATCAACCGATACATGCCCAACTCcaag ATGGGTTACCTGAGGAAAGAGCCTGATGGTAATCTGTTGTACACTGTAGTGAATCAGCTGAATCCAGAAGCAAAAG AGGAGGAGACCCACCCTGTGGACCTGAGCTCTCTGTCCAATAAGCTCCTTCCTGGATTAACAACACTGGGTTTCAAAGATGACAGGAGACACAAGG tgacgtTCCTGAGCAGTACCTACAACACCCAGACCCTGCAGAACAACTCCATCTACCCAGACCTGCTGCCTGATGAGATGGACCTGCTCTACTCAGCCTACGGGGATGAGACTGGGGTGCAGTGTGCTCTCAG TATTCAGGAGTTTGTTAAAGGTTGTGGGAACGTTACTAAGCGTTTAGTTGACGGGCTGCTGGATAAGATGACTGCAGGGGACCACTCTAAGGCTGTCTACCAGATCAGACAG AAAAGAAACATGGCGTTACCGGACGAACCCAAGAGCAACATTTACGATATGCAG ATGGCTGATGGGACAGGTCTGGGAGAGGGCAGCTCAGTGCTGGACTTCATGTCCATGAAGAGCTACTCTGACATGTCTCTGGAGATGTCCATGCTCAACTCTTTAG GGAAGTCAGTGAAGAAGGAGCCGGGGCATGAAGACGGGGTCAGTCAGCAGCACTTTGAGGAGGCAGCCAAGCTGCTGCAGGAGTTCCAGGAGGgccaggtggagaggggaggctCCAGGccctcctctaacctctcctccctgtcaGGGACCTCCGACAGGGACCAGCACCACCTGG GGAGTCCCTCACACCTGGGTGTTGGTGACCAGTCTGAGATGGTTCATGACCCCTATGAGTTCCTCCAGTCTCCAGAGCCAGGCTCCACATCCAACAGCTGA
- the brd9 gene encoding bromodomain-containing protein 9 isoform X4 — protein sequence MGKKHKKHKPEWRTVDDCEDKPFEKQLKLVLKVGGSEITELSGSGHDSSYYDDRSDHERERHKDKKKKKKKKSEKEKDKHVDDEERRRRKEEKRKKREREQNESEAATASASGVGLPTVVPSHTGVAVEPFMLPKIPNIGISFEQQEEKKRKRERSEIEPEVMDQFHPNIKVEVEQQGDRPVRACRTAPESECTPRQQLLEHFLRQLQRKDAHGFFTFPVTDAIAPGYSVIIKHPMDFSTMNDKITDNEYKTVTEFKADFKLMCDNAMVYNRPETVYYKAAKKLLHTGFKMMSKQAAILGDEDLASEEPPPEVISMPVESASAKKSKKPKDIKDMKEVISYLYEPEGNACSLTDSTAEEHVLALVEHAADEAHDRINRYMPNSKMGYLRKEPDGNLLYTVVNQLNPEAKEEETHPVDLSSLSNKLLPGLTTLGFKDDRRHKVTFLSSTYNTQTLQNNSIYPDLLPDEMDLLYSAYGDETGVQCALSIQEFVKGCGNVTKRLVDGLLDKMTAGDHSKAVYQIRQKRNMALPDEPKSNIYDMQMADGTGLGEGSSVLDFMSMKSYSDMSLEMSMLNSLGKSVKKEPGHEDGVSQQHFEEAAKLLQEFQEGQVERGGSRPSSNLSSLSGTSDRDQHHLGSPSHLGVGDQSEMVHDPYEFLQSPEPGSTSNS from the exons ATGGGGAAGAAGCATAAAAAGCACAAGCCGGAGTGGAGAACAGTTGATG ACTGTGAGGACAAGCCTTTTGAGAAGCAGCTGAAGCTGGTGCTCAAAGTGGGAGGAAGTGAGATCACAGAACTCTCAGGCTCCGGCCATGACTCCAGTTACTACGACGACAGGTCAGACCATGAACGAGAGCGCCACAAggacaaaaagaagaagaagaagaaaaagtctGAGAAGGAGAAAGACAAACACGTagatgatgaggagaggagaagacggAAG gaagagaagaggaagaagagagagcggGAGCAGAATGAATCAGAGGCTGCTACTGCCTCTGCCAGTGGTGTGGGCCTGCCCACTGTTGTGCCCAGTCACACTGGTGTGGCAGTCGAGCCTTTCATGCTGCCAAAGATACCAAACATTGGTATTAGTTTTGAG cagcaggaggagaagaagaggaagagggaaaggTCTGAGATTGAGCCGGAGGTGATGGACCAGTTTCACCCCAACATCAAGGTAGAGGTGGAGCAACAAGGAGACCGGCCTGTCAGGGCTTGCAGGACAGCCCCGG AGAGTGAGTGCACCCCTCGACAGCAGCTGCTGGAACACTTCCTGCGCCAGCTTCAGAG GAAGGATGCCCATGGGTTCTTCACTTTCCCAGTGACAGACGCCATCGCTCCAGGTTACTCTGTGATAATCAAACACCCCATGGATTTCAGCACCATGAACGACAAGATCACAGACAACGAGTACAAAACCGTCACGGAGTTCAAG GCGGACTTCAAGCTGATGTGTGATAATGCCATGGTGTATAACCGTCCGGAGACCGTTTACTACAAGGCTGCCAAGAAACTGCTGCACACTGGCTTCAAGATGATGAGCAAA CAGGCGGCCATTTTAGGGGACGAGGACTTGGCGTCTGAGGAGCCCCCTCCGGAGGTCATCTCCATGCCCGTGGAGTCGGCGTCGGCCAAGAAATCTAAGAAACCCAAAGACATCAAAGATATGAAGGAAGTCATCAG TTACCTGTATGAGCCAGAGGGGAACGCCTGCAGCCTGACTGACAGCACAGCAGAGGAACACGTTCTGGCCCTGGTGGAGCACGCTGCAGATGAAGCACACGACCGCATCAACCGATACATGCCCAACTCcaag ATGGGTTACCTGAGGAAAGAGCCTGATGGTAATCTGTTGTACACTGTAGTGAATCAGCTGAATCCAGAAGCAAAAG AGGAGGAGACCCACCCTGTGGACCTGAGCTCTCTGTCCAATAAGCTCCTTCCTGGATTAACAACACTGGGTTTCAAAGATGACAGGAGACACAAGG tgacgtTCCTGAGCAGTACCTACAACACCCAGACCCTGCAGAACAACTCCATCTACCCAGACCTGCTGCCTGATGAGATGGACCTGCTCTACTCAGCCTACGGGGATGAGACTGGGGTGCAGTGTGCTCTCAG TATTCAGGAGTTTGTTAAAGGTTGTGGGAACGTTACTAAGCGTTTAGTTGACGGGCTGCTGGATAAGATGACTGCAGGGGACCACTCTAAGGCTGTCTACCAGATCAGACAG AAAAGAAACATGGCGTTACCGGACGAACCCAAGAGCAACATTTACGATATGCAG ATGGCTGATGGGACAGGTCTGGGAGAGGGCAGCTCAGTGCTGGACTTCATGTCCATGAAGAGCTACTCTGACATGTCTCTGGAGATGTCCATGCTCAACTCTTTAG GGAAGTCAGTGAAGAAGGAGCCGGGGCATGAAGACGGGGTCAGTCAGCAGCACTTTGAGGAGGCAGCCAAGCTGCTGCAGGAGTTCCAGGAGGgccaggtggagaggggaggctCCAGGccctcctctaacctctcctccctgtcaGGGACCTCCGACAGGGACCAGCACCACCTGG GGAGTCCCTCACACCTGGGTGTTGGTGACCAGTCTGAGATGGTTCATGACCCCTATGAGTTCCTCCAGTCTCCAGAGCCAGGCTCCACATCCAACAGCTGA
- the brd9 gene encoding bromodomain-containing protein 9 isoform X5, producing MGKKHKKHKPEWRTVDDCEDKPFEKQLKLVLKVGGSEITELSGSGHDSSYYDDRSDHERERHKDKKKKKKKKSEKEKDKHVDDEERRRRKEEKRKKREREQNESEAATASASGVGLPTVVPSHTGVAVEPFMLPKIPNIGISFEQQEEKKRKRERSEIEPEVMDQFHPNIKVEVEQQGDRPVRACRTAPESECTPRQQLLEHFLRQLQRKDAHGFFTFPVTDAIAPGYSVIIKHPMDFSTMNDKITDNEYKTVTEFKADFKLMCDNAMVYNRPETVYYKAAKKLLHTGFKMMSKAAILGDEDLASEEPPPEVISMPVESASAKKSKKPKDIKDMKEVISYLYEPEGNACSLTDSTAEEHVLALVEHAADEAHDRINRYMPNSKMGYLRKEPDGNLLYTVVNQLNPEAKEEETHPVDLSSLSNKLLPGLTTLGFKDDRRHKVTFLSSTYNTQTLQNNSIYPDLLPDEMDLLYSAYGDETGVQCALSIQEFVKGCGNVTKRLVDGLLDKMTAGDHSKAVYQIRQKRNMALPDEPKSNIYDMQMADGTGLGEGSSVLDFMSMKSYSDMSLEMSMLNSLGKSVKKEPGHEDGVSQQHFEEAAKLLQEFQEGQVERGGSRPSSNLSSLSGTSDRDQHHLGSPSHLGVGDQSEMVHDPYEFLQSPEPGSTSNS from the exons ATGGGGAAGAAGCATAAAAAGCACAAGCCGGAGTGGAGAACAGTTGATG ACTGTGAGGACAAGCCTTTTGAGAAGCAGCTGAAGCTGGTGCTCAAAGTGGGAGGAAGTGAGATCACAGAACTCTCAGGCTCCGGCCATGACTCCAGTTACTACGACGACAGGTCAGACCATGAACGAGAGCGCCACAAggacaaaaagaagaagaagaagaaaaagtctGAGAAGGAGAAAGACAAACACGTagatgatgaggagaggagaagacggAAG gaagagaagaggaagaagagagagcggGAGCAGAATGAATCAGAGGCTGCTACTGCCTCTGCCAGTGGTGTGGGCCTGCCCACTGTTGTGCCCAGTCACACTGGTGTGGCAGTCGAGCCTTTCATGCTGCCAAAGATACCAAACATTGGTATTAGTTTTGAG cagcaggaggagaagaagaggaagagggaaaggTCTGAGATTGAGCCGGAGGTGATGGACCAGTTTCACCCCAACATCAAGGTAGAGGTGGAGCAACAAGGAGACCGGCCTGTCAGGGCTTGCAGGACAGCCCCGG AGAGTGAGTGCACCCCTCGACAGCAGCTGCTGGAACACTTCCTGCGCCAGCTTCAGAG GAAGGATGCCCATGGGTTCTTCACTTTCCCAGTGACAGACGCCATCGCTCCAGGTTACTCTGTGATAATCAAACACCCCATGGATTTCAGCACCATGAACGACAAGATCACAGACAACGAGTACAAAACCGTCACGGAGTTCAAG GCGGACTTCAAGCTGATGTGTGATAATGCCATGGTGTATAACCGTCCGGAGACCGTTTACTACAAGGCTGCCAAGAAACTGCTGCACACTGGCTTCAAGATGATGAGCAAA GCGGCCATTTTAGGGGACGAGGACTTGGCGTCTGAGGAGCCCCCTCCGGAGGTCATCTCCATGCCCGTGGAGTCGGCGTCGGCCAAGAAATCTAAGAAACCCAAAGACATCAAAGATATGAAGGAAGTCATCAG TTACCTGTATGAGCCAGAGGGGAACGCCTGCAGCCTGACTGACAGCACAGCAGAGGAACACGTTCTGGCCCTGGTGGAGCACGCTGCAGATGAAGCACACGACCGCATCAACCGATACATGCCCAACTCcaag ATGGGTTACCTGAGGAAAGAGCCTGATGGTAATCTGTTGTACACTGTAGTGAATCAGCTGAATCCAGAAGCAAAAG AGGAGGAGACCCACCCTGTGGACCTGAGCTCTCTGTCCAATAAGCTCCTTCCTGGATTAACAACACTGGGTTTCAAAGATGACAGGAGACACAAGG tgacgtTCCTGAGCAGTACCTACAACACCCAGACCCTGCAGAACAACTCCATCTACCCAGACCTGCTGCCTGATGAGATGGACCTGCTCTACTCAGCCTACGGGGATGAGACTGGGGTGCAGTGTGCTCTCAG TATTCAGGAGTTTGTTAAAGGTTGTGGGAACGTTACTAAGCGTTTAGTTGACGGGCTGCTGGATAAGATGACTGCAGGGGACCACTCTAAGGCTGTCTACCAGATCAGACAG AAAAGAAACATGGCGTTACCGGACGAACCCAAGAGCAACATTTACGATATGCAG ATGGCTGATGGGACAGGTCTGGGAGAGGGCAGCTCAGTGCTGGACTTCATGTCCATGAAGAGCTACTCTGACATGTCTCTGGAGATGTCCATGCTCAACTCTTTAG GGAAGTCAGTGAAGAAGGAGCCGGGGCATGAAGACGGGGTCAGTCAGCAGCACTTTGAGGAGGCAGCCAAGCTGCTGCAGGAGTTCCAGGAGGgccaggtggagaggggaggctCCAGGccctcctctaacctctcctccctgtcaGGGACCTCCGACAGGGACCAGCACCACCTGG GGAGTCCCTCACACCTGGGTGTTGGTGACCAGTCTGAGATGGTTCATGACCCCTATGAGTTCCTCCAGTCTCCAGAGCCAGGCTCCACATCCAACAGCTGA